One genomic window of Arachis stenosperma cultivar V10309 chromosome 10, arast.V10309.gnm1.PFL2, whole genome shotgun sequence includes the following:
- the LOC130956896 gene encoding glucan endo-1,3-beta-D-glucosidase ARB_01444-like, whose product MLKRLIKGKKRRPPPPLPPPPPPPPPPPSPPPPPPPPPASPPPPPPPPPMPSSSPSPSPSSLLPPPPPPPPPSPPKQPNTPFLFPKTDSRILPDPSNFFSQNLLSNPLPTNSFFQNFVIKNGDQPEYIHPYLIKSSNSSLSFSYPSHLATPTFISQVFNPDITISSITKPDHDHSHLKHVITSYSELSVTLDIPSCNLRFFLVRGSPFVTSLVTNNSPLLITTIHAITSFSSNSTLTKHTMQLNNGQTWLIYTTAAVTMTNSRLSEVTSDGFSGIIRIALLPDSDTKYESFLDRFSTCFAISGDASFGKAFCVEYKWEKKGWGELLMLAHPLHLQLLSTNDCDVTILNDFKYRSIDGDLVGIVGDSWVLKSYPVSVTWHSARGIKESSYDEISAALSEDVNSLNNSGIITTTSCYYYGKSITRAARLALIAEEVSFHDVIPVIRKFLKDAIEPWLDGTFEGNGFLYDSKWGGIVTSQGSKDSSADFGFSIYNDHHYHLGYFLYAIAVLAKIDPAWGRKYKPQAYSLMADFMNLGRRSNSSYTRLRCFDLYKLHSWAGGLTEFADGRNQESTSEAVNAYYSAALMGLAYGDTHLIATGSTLVALEMHAAQMWWHVREGENLYDEDFVKENRIMGVLWANKRDSGLWFAPPEWRECRLGIQVLPLLPITETLFSDVGYVKELVEWTKANLNRKGVGEGWKGFIHAMEGTYDRESALQKIRSLKAFDDGNSLSNLLWWIHSRGDVVEEEFDHGKHYCWFDHYCH is encoded by the coding sequence ATGCTAAAAAGATTAATTAAAGGTAAAAAACGAAGACCACCACCACcacttcctcctcctcctcctcctcctcctcctcctccttcgccaccaccaccacctcctcctccaCCAGCAtcaccacctcctcctcctcctcctcctcctatgccatcatcatcaccatcaccatcaccatccTCATTACTGCCACCGCCCCCACCACCTCCACCTCCATCACCACCAAAGCAACCAAACACACCATTCCTCTTCCCTAAAACAGATTCCAGAATCCTCCCAGATCCTTCAAACTTCTTCTCCCAAAACCTTCTATCAAATCCACTTCCCACAAACTCATTCTTCCAAAACTTTGTCATAAAAAACGGTGATCAACCCGAATACATTCACCCTTACCTCATCAAATCCTCCAACTCCTCCCTCTCATTCTCTTACCCTTCTCACTTGGCCACCCCCACTTTCATATCCCAAGTCTTCAACCCTGACATAACCATCTCCTCCATAACCAAACCCGATCATGATCACTCTCACTTGAAGCATGTAATCACTTCCTACAGCGAGCTGAGTGTAACTTTAGACATTCCCTCTTGCAACTTGCGGTTCTTCCTTGTTAGAGGAAGCCCTTTTGTTACATCATTAGTAACCAATAATTCGCCACTTCTTATCACAACCATTCATGCCATCACTTCATTCTCCTCGAACAGCACTCTGACTAAGCACACCATGCAACTCAACAATGGTCAGACATGGCTCATATATACTACAGCAGCAGTTACCATGACTAATAGTCGCCTTTCCGAAGTTACCTCTGATGGGTTCTCTGGCATTATTAGAATAGCATTGTTGCCTGATTCAGACACCAAATACGAGTCATTTCTTGATAGGTTCAGCACTTGTTTCGCCATCTCTGGTGATGCTTCGTTCGGGAAAGCTTTTTGTGTCGAATACAAATGGGAAAAGAAAGGATGGGGTGAGTTGTTAATGCTAGCTCACCCTCTTCACCTTCAGCTTCTGTCAACTAACGATTGTGATGTAACGATTCTGAATGATTTCAAGTATAGAAGCATTGATGGGGACCTTGTTGGCATTGTTGGAGACTCATGGGTTTTGAAAAGTTACCCTGTTTCTGTTACTTGGCATTCCGCTAGAGGAATCAAAGAATCTTCATATGATGAAATTTCTGCAGCACTTTCTGAAGATGTAAATTCTTTGAACAACTCAGGAATAATCACAACAACATCTTGCTATTACTATGGGAAATCCATAACAAGAGCAGCGAGATTGGCTTTGATAGCTGAAGAGGTTTCATTTCATGATGTCATCCCGGTGATTAGGAAGTTTTTGAAGGATGCAATTGAGCCATGGTTAGATGGAACTTTCGAAGGAAACGGTTTTCTCTATGATTCAAAATGGGGAGGAATTGTTACTTCACAAGGATCTAAAGATTCGAGTGCAGATTTCGGATTTAGTATTTACAATGATCATCATTATCATTTGGGATATTTTCTATATGCAATTGCAGTGCTTGCAAAGATTGATCCAGCATGGGGAAGAAAGTATAAGCCTCAAGCATATTCGCTTATGGCGGATTTCATGAACTTGGGAAGAAGATCAAACTCTAGTTACACCCGTTTGAGATGTTTTGATCTTTACAAATTGCATTCTTGGGCTGGAGGTCTAACCGAATTCGCAGATGGAAGAAACCAAGAGAGCACAAGTGAAGCTGTGAATGCATATTACTCTGCAGCGTTGATGGGTCTCGCTTATGGCGACACCCATCTTATTGCAACAGGATCAACTCTTGTAGCATTGGAAATGCATGCAGCTCAAATGTGGTGGCATGTAAGAGAAGGAGAAAACTTGTATGATGAAGATTTTGTGAAAGAGAATAGAATAATGGGTGTTCTTTGGGCTAATAAAAGAGACAGTGGTCTTTGGTTTGCTCCACCAGAATGGAGAGAATGTAGGCTTGGAATTCAGGTTCTGCCATTGTTGCCTATAACAGAGACATTGTTCTCTGATGTTGGTTATGTGAAGGAGCTTGTGGAATGGACAAAGGCAAATTTGAATAGGAAAGGTGTTGGTGAAGGGTGGAAAGGTTTTATCcatgccatggaagggacttatGATAGAGAAAGTGCATTGCAGAAGATTAGAAGCTTGAAGGCTTTTGATGATGGAAACTCTCTAAGCAATTTGCTGTGGTGGATTCATAGTAGAGGTGATGTTGTTGAGGAAGAGTTTGATCATGGAAAACATTATTGTTGGTTTGACCATTATTGCCATTAG